From the genome of Oxyura jamaicensis isolate SHBP4307 breed ruddy duck chromosome 2, BPBGC_Ojam_1.0, whole genome shotgun sequence:
ATTTTCTACTGTTTGCTAGAGTCAGTTGATTTTGTATCCATACATAGGCTAAAAGCTttgttctgtcatttttataCTATTGGAGAattctgtcaaaaataaatgttgcattTTGGGAGTCAAAATGTACCCAATacatttattatgaaaaaaaaaagacaaaagagaaatcaTTGCATTAGAGACTTCTGAAGAAGAGTATATAGAATAGATATTCTAGGATTAATTTGAATGATATTAGTCTTTCCATAATCATGATGTTGCATAAccaaaagcatatatttttaaataagtaaccTAATTAATAAGGTGAATACTGCCTGTCAAAAtcaatagaaaaacaaattaaagcacATGGACTTTCTGTTACGTTTCTGTATTCTTTGGCTCTATAGAGGAGGGTTTTTTTGCCTTCAACATGTGCCAAAATTTTGTAGACATGATCTACAGTGTCTGCATGGAATTTTGGGTTTGGAAATACGGAATTATTGTTACTTGGATAACCCAGTCTAATGCTAAGAAACTTAGTCTGAACACATAATGCAAtagctatgttttttttcaagtaatatGTTTccttcttaaatttattttagtttcttaaCCTGACTATTGGTATCAGTAAATCAGATACCTGGAAACATTGTCTGCAACtataaagagatttaaaaagcCAATCCACAGTATGGCTACTTTGCTTAACAAGAACCACTTTGAGTAAATTCCAGGTTAATATGTTAAACATACAGagtatggtttattttttttttcaagatgagTGTATTTTAGTATGTTTTTGAATGAGAAAAACTTGCATCTGTCTTTCAGCTACAAACCTATTCTTCCATATCCCtctaaagaacagaaaaggtaAACATTTGTGATAAACAATAATacatagtatttttctttaacttgcCCTAAACATGCCTTTTGCTAAcatgaatgccttttttttttttttttttttttaccatccTAGACAGAAAAACGGCGACTGATAATGTTACTctagtttttatattttggttGAACTGTGTATTATTTCAACGAAACCTGATtacagaaaagggagagaaaatcaTTTGCAATTCAAATAAACTTGGTTTAGAGGAAATAAAGCCTTATGTTGAAAGTGTGTTGGATAATACTCTTTTGGCTAAGGAAAGTGCTTGTTACTAAAAAGAAATCTcacaagacagaaaatgcaCTTGATTTGGTTTGGAAATTTGAATTAAGCCTTTCTGTTTCCTATTTGTCTTGTATTCATTGCAGCATGCTTCCTAAAGGGGAAAGCTGTGAAGGgattagagcttttttttttttttttttttttttttttccttcctcttggtggaaatatttctatttcttatgTAACAAAAATAAGGCATACAATCCTaaagtgttgctttttttctttagtcttcTGCTCCagaaacagatgctttgaaaatggacagtcttccttttttttgtttctttgtcttgttctgtttttaaagtgtattaGGTAGCCatcaagtatttttaagaaggtgtccctttcttttatttcaaatttcagaCATGGGATGTAGAACTGGAGCGATCTGCAGAGTCATGGGCTGAAACCTGCCTATGGGAGCATGGGCCTGCAAGCCTTCTTCCATCAATTGGACAGAATCTAGGGGCACACTGGGGAAGGTAGGTCAAGACACTGTTTAATAGTATAttatcattttctgaaatttaagaaaatgcgCTTGTTACTCTAAGGAAGAATGACAGACTTTACAGCTGTTTAGTGATCTAATAGACTACTGCTGGCTTTCATAGGTACAGGCCTCCAACGTTTCATGTCCAAGCATGGTATGATGAAGTGAGAGATTTCACGTATCCACATCCTCATGAGTGCAACCCATATTGTCCTTACAAATGCTCTGGTCCTGTTTGTACACATTACACACAGGTATGTAggtgggtttgggttttgttggcTATGGAAAAGAACAGTCAAGACCTCTAGTTAGGTGACTGTATGACACAGGAAAATAGGAAAGGGGCTTGTTTTTATGAGACTCCATAGTTAAAAGCATTGGGTACTGGTGACATAGAGTAGGGTTGTTGTACAGATGTTACATTTCTTCCACATAGTTATCACTTCCTTAACAGGATTGAGGGAACTGAGTGTGTCTGCTCAGTGTGCTTTGCATAATCTCATCTCTGTGCCGGCTGGCATGTTGGTACTCCTTTCTGGAATTTGTTGAAGAAACagcatgtttaaaaagaaaaaaagttttcttcattgAATTCATCAAGTCAAACAACAGTTAAACAGTTATAACATGTTGCTTTTACTTCAGCAAGATTTTGAAATTGCATAAGTACTAATTTATTTGGTACTTAAGTCTATGTATCTAActcggattttttttttctgaggggaGCCAGTCATGTTTTCAGTGAATGGGAAATACATAATCTTCAGATTATTATATAATggcttgggttagaagggaccttaaagttccaacccccctgccataggcagggatgccacccactagatcaggtttgccagggccccatccagaCTGGTCTTTGTCTTATACTAAAACCCATATAAAACAGTAAAACGTTTGATATGTTAGtagaaaacttcaaaatgaagttttgaacTTGTTCACTGCTGACAAGTCCCTGTTCTGTCAGTCTAAGCAATCCAGATCCCTTTGGATTCTTAGGTTTTAGTGAGAACTCAGGACACAGCGAGGACACAGGAACCTAACATCTTGTAGTGTAatgttttctattctttttaattccaAGAATCATTTCTTCAGATAATGTGTTGTAAACATTTGCTGCcatttcaaatacatatttgtatGTATTGGAGATAGTTTTGGTTTCATGTTAATTAGTTTTGGTTTtcacatgcatttctttttccttttccataggTTGTTTGGGCAACAAGTAGCAGAATAGGTTGTGCAATTAATTTGTGTCATAACATGAACATCTGGGGACAGATTTGGCCAAAAGCAGTCTATCTTGTATGCAATTATTCTCCTAAGTAAGTTGGCTGGCACCCATAAATAccttgtgggggggggggaggggaaatacttgaaataatctaaaaggaaatcagttgagttttctatttatttattttttttttttgtacttttacaAAGTAGAGCTTTGTTCCCaaggcagccttggctgcacAAATACTGTTGTGATTTTGTAGGACTTCAGTTTTGTGATCTGTGTTTTAGCATACAACATCAGAGAGATCTTCATTGTACTGTGATAATGATCTGTAAAATAAACGTCTCTCTCCATCATGACCTTAAAGAATGTAAGTAAATGGTTAATATCCTATAGGATATTCCATTTAGGAAAGTGGAGCTTGTTCTCATGTTAAGGAGGAATGTAGTCTTCCAATGCCATGCcaatataaaataatcttaTAGCAGTTTATGGCAGtacttctgatatttttgtgTACTTTCAAATGATTTTGTGTTTGATTTATCAAAACAATGCTATGGTCTAAGTGGATTTATGCTGGATTTCATAACTTATTTGTCCACATGATGTTTaatattaatacattaattCCTTAtagcatgttttttattttttgtttccttttatttaaaggGGTAACTGGTGGGGTCATGCTCCATATAAACCTGGCCGACCCTGTTCTGCATGTCCCCCTAGTTTTGGAGGAGGTTGCAGAGAAAATCTTTGTTACAGAGGTATGTACCATttcaacagttaaaaatataattggAATGTaaccttttgctttctttcctcattaTGCTTTAACATAGTGgcataaaatatattatgcGTGTACCCAAACACAGGATAGGGACCTACTTTACTGTGATAAATGAGATCATGTACTATGTGATGTGTGAGGCTGTGTCACAGGAGGGAGTGGAGTATACTTAAATCCTGCTAATTAAAGTCCTGATTGAGGGCTTTTAGTATACAATGATATAGACTTTAGCTGTATGTTATATACTGGTCTTTCTTTAAAGTATAGTAAAAGTTATGCAGTGATTTCTTTAAAGGGAAATGGTAGCTCAGTGACATAGCCGTATGCATTACTGtaagaaaaatcaagaacaaGACAAGAAGAcattaataattaaatgaaatgataGCTAGGTTTATTATTAACTTCTcacaattttcaaaatgttatttgtattttatagcaTTGAACATAACGTATTATGAAACTGCTATTCCTTTTTGTGTACTCTGTATGCATGTAACCTAGCTGTTTGTGTTAATAACTTTTGAAAGTTACTCACTTCTTCATATGTATGAAAAAGAAACCACCAGTGTTTCCAAGTACATTCcttacattttttgtttaagtAAGAAATGTAGGTTACTGATgactatttcaaaattaataacATGTATAACTAAAAGGGcctcattttcagcttttaccAAATTGGATTCTTTAATTACAAGCTATCTACAAACCTGGTAGAACTCTTTCAACATCTAATGTTACCTTTAACCTATTAGTTTCCTGATGGCATGAGAAAGATACTAAAAAAGGAGCATTAGGAGCATTTTCCTACTAGGGAAATTTCTCCTGCTAGAAAAAATCTAGCTTTTTTCAGCATCAAAATGATAATTGAGTTGTATTGAACCTTGATATCTTCTTGTTATGAAACAATGGAaagttttccttgctttcctaCTTATATTCAACCACCATTGTATGAAAACAAAGCCATGTTACCAAAACATGATAAGGGGGTTGCATTCCACAAACACTGAGTTATTTAATCTGAGAAATCTTCTTTgatcattttctgaaacagaggATTCAGAAAGGCCTTATTCTCCCCATGAACCAGAAGAGGAAACCAATGAGATTGAACGGCAACGATCCAAAGCCCAGGATACAACGACACAAAGCCGGCTAAAATCTCATTCACCTTCAGGCTCTACAGGCAGCGATGacagtgagaaaaatgaagtaataagCACACAGCAAATGTGTAAGGAATTTACCCGATTTTCAAGTAGTCAACAAATTTGAATTATGTAGCATAAAATTCATTCTAGTGAAATtgctttttgcttattttagcTCAGATTGTTTCATGTGAAGTACGTCTAAGAGACCAGTGCAAAGGAACAACTTGCAATAGGTAAGGTAAATTTTACAATTGTCATTACGCTACAGTTTTGTTAcggattattattattattaggaaaGGCCATATTTATATGTGACCCGGAACATTTCCCCTAAGGATCTAAGGCcaaattgtgttttattttcttaggtATGAATGTCCTGCTGGCTGTTTGGATAGCAAAGCCAAGGTTATTGGAAGTGTACATTATGAAAtggtaaacattttaaactcagATTTTGTACAAATAGAATGTTTAATGAGTTGTATTTTCCATTAGAATGctaattaaaattgtattaagaatgaattaaaattgtattaagAATggatggcaggggggttggaattagatgatctttaaggacacttacaacccaaaccattctctgattGTTTGATTTTGAAGACCATAAACAATTGATGTAGGCTTTTATTTAAGCTAACATCAAACTAAGTTTGTATCTGCTATTCTGCATATATTGTCTATATGTACTTCATATGCCTTacacatgcacagaaataaaatttgcatgTCCAGATGTTAAAATGCAACTGAAGGACAACCACAACTATTTATGAGTACACTCATATGAACTGTTTCAGTAAGACAGTTCTTGTGTAAGTTTAATGCCTAGCTGAAAATTAtgatttatatatgtataatttacCATGTAGAACTATAAAACCGTATAGGAAAAAAGCAGCTACTGTGAACAAGTATACTGTAAATGAGTATATTTTATCTCTGAACAAGGCAAAGGGATGTtctctttatttgaaataacacCTAAATAGACAACATCAAACCTAATAGACTATCTACCAAGTTTTAAATGATACATtgtaattaaaaactgaaattttcatattaatttacGATGAAAAATAGTGGTCTTGTCTGACATGGAACTCCTTTTCACACTGTTTTTCAGCAATCCAGTATTTGTAAAGCTGCCATACATTATGGCATCCTAGACAATGAAGGTGGTTGGGTTGATGTCACtaggcaaggaaggaaaaattattttatcaaatCTTATAGAAATGGCGTTCAGTCAATTGGGTAAGtttccttaaaattaaaatgtatggaAAGGTTTTATTATTCCATACAAAATATATCacagtaataatattttgttcatACTTTTATCA
Proteins encoded in this window:
- the CRISPLD1 gene encoding cysteine-rich secretory protein LCCL domain-containing 1 isoform X1 → MKCVVQEWLRVTTLLFIAQVISAMVLPNATLLEELLEKYMDEDGEWWITKQRGKRAITDSDMQSILDLHNKLRGQVYPPASNMEYMTWDVELERSAESWAETCLWEHGPASLLPSIGQNLGAHWGRYRPPTFHVQAWYDEVRDFTYPHPHECNPYCPYKCSGPVCTHYTQVVWATSSRIGCAINLCHNMNIWGQIWPKAVYLVCNYSPKGNWWGHAPYKPGRPCSACPPSFGGGCRENLCYREDSERPYSPHEPEEETNEIERQRSKAQDTTTQSRLKSHSPSGSTGSDDSEKNEVISTQQMSQIVSCEVRLRDQCKGTTCNRYECPAGCLDSKAKVIGSVHYEMQSSICKAAIHYGILDNEGGWVDVTRQGRKNYFIKSYRNGVQSIGKYQSANSFTVSKVTVQAITCETTVEQLCPFQKPASHCPRVYCPHNCMQANPHYARVIGTRIYSDISSICRAAIHAGVVRNQGGYVDVMPVDKRKVYVASFQNGIFSESLQNPPGSKAFRVFAVV
- the CRISPLD1 gene encoding cysteine-rich secretory protein LCCL domain-containing 1 isoform X2, encoding MKMTWDVELERSAESWAETCLWEHGPASLLPSIGQNLGAHWGRYRPPTFHVQAWYDEVRDFTYPHPHECNPYCPYKCSGPVCTHYTQVVWATSSRIGCAINLCHNMNIWGQIWPKAVYLVCNYSPKGNWWGHAPYKPGRPCSACPPSFGGGCRENLCYREDSERPYSPHEPEEETNEIERQRSKAQDTTTQSRLKSHSPSGSTGSDDSEKNEVISTQQMSQIVSCEVRLRDQCKGTTCNRYECPAGCLDSKAKVIGSVHYEMQSSICKAAIHYGILDNEGGWVDVTRQGRKNYFIKSYRNGVQSIGKYQSANSFTVSKVTVQAITCETTVEQLCPFQKPASHCPRVYCPHNCMQANPHYARVIGTRIYSDISSICRAAIHAGVVRNQGGYVDVMPVDKRKVYVASFQNGIFSESLQNPPGSKAFRVFAVV